The nucleotide sequence AGCCGGTTCAAGCTTAAAAGGATGCCATCATTCTGTCCCACCACAACATAATCGTCGAGAATGCAGGATCCGCACCACTGATAGCCTTTTGTCTCCGATGTGTAGTTCCAGCATTCTGTGCCATTATCGAATATGCAAAAGAATTTCTTTTCTGAAGTTCCATATGCGCTGCTCTCTCCAAGGTACACTCGCGAAGCTCCATACGTCAGAGGAGCTTCAAATCTCTTATCTGTCAGTGAGCAATTCCATAGTTTAATTCCCGTCATGCGATCAAAAGCTGCGAGATTTCCGGAATCGGTCGCGGCAAATATCTTCCCTCCGCCACAGGCTGGCGTTGAGGTCTGGAAAACCCAGCCATCGAGATGTGAGGTCCACATGGCCTTGCCCGTATCCGCATCAAATGCGTAAAGTGTGCCATTGCCTGCGATGACGTATACTGCTCCATCACATATCACCGGTGTAACATCAACCCTCTGTATATCTGCAGACCACAAGATCACAGGATTCTCAGGAACCTTTTCAGAAATCACTCCAGAGTTGAAACTGTCCTGCTGGTACTGCGGCCAGTCTGATATGCCAACATCGCAGAAGAAGGCAAAGATGGATGAAATCAAGATTAATACAAGCAAATATATTTCATATCTTTCCTGAATTATATCGCGAATATCTTTCACATGTAATGATCCGTCCTCCTTCATCACAATCACCATATGTGCATATTTCATGAGTGGCTTGTAGTGATGCATGATGCCAGCTGACGCATCAGCATCACATCCAAACATCTTGTTTTAATGAAAATTTAATTTACTTAAAGTTTTTGGACTTAACACAGGTTCATCTGAACAGTACCGACATTACAACCCCGGCCGATTGGTAGTTATCACTGGTGGCATGGTTTTTCCAGCAAGAGCAATAATCGCATTTGCAGTCCACTCAAATGACATTCCCTCGACATCATCCTTCCACCATATGGATCCGTCATCCTTCTGAAGGCTCTTGAGGTGGTCGATGGGGTTTGAGCCACCGATGCACCACTTTCTCGGGTCCTCACCAGCGGCATTCAGTGCCATTATCGCCCAGCCATCACTGGCAGCATTCGATCCGAGAAGAGAGAAGCCACCATCTTCATTCTGCTCAGAGCGCAGATACTGAAGGCCGTTTTGGATTGTGGTTGAGTTCTTCTCCTCGCCTGCAGCCAGAAGCGTGCACAGAACTAAAGCGGTCGTATCCACATCTGCCACATCACCGCCATTCCATGCCCATCCACCGGATGATGTTTGCAGACCCTTCAGATGATTTATTGATGCATCCAGGCTGCTAAAATTGCCTGATGAGATGAGGCCCAGTATCACCCAGCAGTCATCCCAGATGTAGTTCTTCTTCCCGATCTCACCACGGGGACCAAAGTAGCTCCTGAGAAGCTCAACATAGTTGCTTCCATTCACATCATGAGGATTCAGGCCCGCGGAGACAAGAGCCACAACATAGCGGCCGTATTGAGCCTCGACATTTGTCATATTATCGATGGCTTCGTGATTCTCGACCAGATAGCTCAGCGGGCTGTTATTTCCACGAACATGCTTTCCAGGGTCATCGCCTAAAGCTGCAAGGGCGATAGTCGCTATAGCAGTCGATTTGATACCGCTCACCGCTCCAGGTTCTGATCCGAAACCTCCATCATCATTCTGGCACGAGAGTATATATTCCAAAGCAAGCTTGACAGCGGTGTCATTCCCGAAGAGCAGCGCATTCTCGTACAGGTTTGATGCATTTTGCGCCTGTGATACGAGCACCAACATAAAAATTATGCCGATAAATTTTTTGGCGTATCTAACATTTACATCACCACAAAGTACCGTATATCAGATGTTTCTGCGACAGAAGCAACTGTATGCACTGTTTTTCGATATCTCTATGCTTGTGTTTGCCAACCCTCCTGTGCAGCACGGAAGCAGCTCATACTCCATAGATTCGTTCTCATCGCTATCATTTCCTGTGCTGCTGGTAGTGTTGACTATTGGAAATGTTCCCCGCTCCATGATACTGAATCTGCCAATGTACTGGTCGAGAATCTCCTCGCTTGCAAACCGTCTCCTGCTCAAAAACGCATCCTTCTCTGTGCTCCATCCATGAAGAAATGCCTCCCCCTCAAAGTCGGATCGCAAGGAGAAGTTGATCTTCTCACTGTTGTTGTAAAAGCCTTCTCGCTTGATGGTCTCCAGATTGTAGTAGTTCTCCTCGAAGGCAGCAGCTGCTCTGTAGTTCATGTGGCTGATGCGCTCTCCGTATCGTGATGCATAGTTCAACCTCCTGGACAGCAGCTGCTGCGAGGTTGGCTCATATTTCATCTCGGCAGATGTATTGATATCGATACCACCTGGCCTCTGCCGTACAGTTCGCTCAGAATGGTATTTCCCTGAACCCTTTTGCCGGTTTGCGCTTGAGACCTGCGGATACGCCCCGCTGGGAACCGCAAAATAGCTTCTGCATGAAGAGAATCCCGTACCAGTGACTGTGGAGTATTCGTCGTATTCTATGTTTGCGACTCTTCCAACACCTTCACCGGTGATGCTGCATATGTACGGTCCACCAATTCCGCACTGTATGTAGGGGAGTCCGTAGAAGTAGTAGGTGGCGATATATCCGGGTTTCTCTGCAGCTACGCAAAAGTACGCATCCGTCTCCAGCACGATATCATCCGTATAGCCGTCACTGCCTGTGTGGAATGTCATGTTGCCAACGATGACCTCGGCTCCAGCGGATGGGCGATCATATCCGCCCCAAGAATACGCAGATTTCTCCATGACTTTTATTCTGAATGGCTGACCCTTTGCCACCGCACTCGGAACACCGACAAGATACAGATAGCCTGCCAGATGGCTTTCGCTATTCGGGCCGATGAATTGAAGCTGATCGCCATCACTTAAGTAGTAGCTGCTCACCCCTACGCTCGATTCCGCTCCATTAACGTAAAATGCAGGCCCCCATGCACCATTGCATCCTGCGATGCTGGTCAGAAAGTACCACCATCCAGAATCGTAGCCGGTGTATGCCACCCCACTGGCCTTGATCGCATCCAGTGCTGTTGGATTGGGCTTGTCCAAGGTTACAGCATTATCATAAACTACACCACCATTGCAGAAGACCGTGAGCTGAACGGTGACGGCCGCACATGAAACCGTGATAAGAAGCAACATTGCTACGAGTGTTATGGCGAATTTCATCCCAATTCCTCAAATAATTTTTACTTATCTAATTTTTATTTGATCAACTTTACTTGATTTTATTTAAAATTTTTGGCTTAATGCCAGCGCAGTATGAATACAAGTGCTCTTAGATAACCTTCCAGCAATGGCACCGGCTTTGCTGCTCTTTCCTTACAATGTGTGCTTCAAGCAACCAGATCGCACGACTTCCATAAGCAGAAGAGCGCTCTCGAAATATCCAACAGCCCTCGAGAGGTCGTTCAATGTACTCGGAGTTATTCCATCATCGCATTGTTGATGCATTCTGTGACGGCTTGAAGCAGATCAGCAGAAAGGAATATTAAAGATGCATCCTCACTCCGCATCATGATCAGGGGCAGAGCATGGGTCTTCGGGGATGATGTTGATACAGATGTCATAATTCCAGGAAAGTACCTCAGGACAAAGGACCTGCGTGAGCTTGCGGAGCATGTCATGGAGGGCCTGGATCCGTCGTTCTCGTCCAAGGTCCAGCCGGGGGATATCATAGTGGCGGGCAAGAACTTCGGCTGTGGCTCCTCCAGGGAGCAGGCCCCGCTTGCCCTGAAGCTCGCAGGAGTATCATGCATCGTCGCCAGATCCTTCGCCAGGATATTTTACAGGAACGCCATAAACATCGGTCTTCCACTCATCGAGGCAGATGTCGTGTGCGATCCGGGGGAGATCGTCGAGGTCGATCTCTCAAAGGGAAAGGTCACTGTCGGCGGAAGGGAGTACACCGGCAGAAAGCTTCCGGACTTTCTGATGGAGATACTGAACGATGGAGGGCTCGTGGCCCACAGGAGAAAGCAGAGGGGGCTGGTCTGATTTGATCTTCCCTGAGGACTACA is from Methanothrix sp. and encodes:
- a CDS encoding 3-isopropylmalate dehydratase small subunit, coding for MIRGRAWVFGDDVDTDVIIPGKYLRTKDLRELAEHVMEGLDPSFSSKVQPGDIIVAGKNFGCGSSREQAPLALKLAGVSCIVARSFARIFYRNAINIGLPLIEADVVCDPGEIVEVDLSKGKVTVGGREYTGRKLPDFLMEILNDGGLVAHRRKQRGLV
- a CDS encoding prenyltransferase/squalene oxidase repeat-containing protein, with the protein product MLVLVSQAQNASNLYENALLFGNDTAVKLALEYILSCQNDDGGFGSEPGAVSGIKSTAIATIALAALGDDPGKHVRGNNSPLSYLVENHEAIDNMTNVEAQYGRYVVALVSAGLNPHDVNGSNYVELLRSYFGPRGEIGKKNYIWDDCWVILGLISSGNFSSLDASINHLKGLQTSSGGWAWNGGDVADVDTTALVLCTLLAAGEEKNSTTIQNGLQYLRSEQNEDGGFSLLGSNAASDGWAIMALNAAGEDPRKWCIGGSNPIDHLKSLQKDDGSIWWKDDVEGMSFEWTANAIIALAGKTMPPVITTNRPGL